The proteins below are encoded in one region of Pedococcus aerophilus:
- a CDS encoding ATP-dependent Clp protease proteolytic subunit: MSSYTIPNVIRTHPRGDRVMDVYSHLLSERIVYLGTEIDDGVSNALIAQILHLDAEDPERPIDLYINSPGGSLTATFAVYDAMQFVHAPVATTCIGQACSTAAILLAAGAQGQRSILPHARVLLHQPSARSQGAIPDLILEADEVIRLRSAAEVVLSRHTGQPLDALRRDTDRDRIFTPEAAVAYGLVDHLVAARTTQE, from the coding sequence ATGAGCAGCTACACGATCCCCAACGTCATCCGCACGCACCCGCGCGGCGACCGGGTCATGGACGTCTACAGCCACCTGCTCAGCGAGCGGATCGTCTACCTCGGGACCGAGATCGACGACGGCGTCTCCAACGCCCTGATCGCCCAGATCCTGCACCTCGACGCCGAGGACCCGGAGCGCCCCATCGACCTCTACATCAACTCGCCGGGCGGCTCGCTCACCGCGACGTTCGCCGTCTACGACGCGATGCAGTTCGTCCATGCCCCGGTCGCCACGACGTGCATCGGCCAGGCCTGCTCGACCGCCGCCATCCTGCTGGCAGCCGGGGCTCAGGGGCAGCGCAGCATCCTCCCGCATGCACGCGTCCTGCTGCACCAGCCCTCGGCCCGCAGCCAGGGCGCCATACCGGACCTCATCCTCGAGGCGGACGAGGTGATCCGGCTGCGCTCGGCGGCCGAGGTCGTCCTGTCCCGCCACACGGGTCAACCGCTCGACGCGCTGCGGCGCGACACCGACCGGGACCGCATCTTCACCCCCGAGGCCGCTGTGGCCTACGGACTGGTGGACCACCTCGTCGCCGCACGGACGACGCAGGAGTGA
- a CDS encoding helix-turn-helix transcriptional regulator, which translates to MSSLTLAEPLWREVVGARLRHLRRRRGLTLVEAARRAGISPQYLSEVERGRKDPSSEVLAAITGALGSELVEVTHLASLDLRRRHGSLAAPPPGEIRLAA; encoded by the coding sequence ATGAGCAGCCTGACCCTGGCAGAACCCCTGTGGCGCGAGGTCGTGGGCGCCCGGCTGCGCCACCTGCGACGCCGACGAGGGCTGACGCTGGTCGAGGCCGCCCGGCGCGCCGGCATCTCGCCGCAGTACCTCTCCGAGGTGGAGCGCGGCCGCAAGGACCCGTCGTCCGAGGTGCTGGCGGCCATCACCGGGGCCCTCGGCAGCGAGCTCGTCGAGGTCACCCACCTCGCCTCGCTGGACCTGCGCCGCCGGCACGGATCGCTGGCGGCGCCGCCGCCGGGGGAGATCAGGCTGGCCGCCTGA
- a CDS encoding cobalamin B12-binding domain-containing protein has translation MTSSPLRVVVAKPGLDGHDRGAKVVARALRDAGMEVVYTGLHQTPEQIVEAAIQEDADAVGLSVLSGAHMTLFAKVMDLLKARDAADIVVFGGGIIPEGDIPELTKIGVAKVFTPGATTTEIVEWVRGNVTQQ, from the coding sequence ATGACTAGCTCACCGTTGCGCGTGGTCGTGGCCAAGCCCGGACTCGACGGGCACGACCGCGGCGCCAAGGTCGTCGCCCGCGCCCTGCGCGACGCCGGCATGGAGGTCGTCTACACCGGCCTGCACCAGACCCCGGAGCAGATCGTCGAAGCCGCCATCCAGGAGGACGCCGACGCGGTGGGCCTGTCGGTCCTCTCCGGCGCCCACATGACGCTGTTCGCCAAGGTCATGGACCTGCTCAAGGCGCGCGACGCCGCCGACATCGTCGTCTTCGGTGGCGGGATCATCCCCGAGGGCGACATCCCCGAGCTCACGAAGATCGGTGTGGCCAAGGTCTTCACCCCCGGCGCGACCACGACCGAGATCGTGGAGTGGGTCCGGGGCAACGTCACCCAGCAGTAG